The genome window AAATTGTTCACTTTGTAAAGATCAAAAACAGCTAGAAAAGGAAAGATTCTTCTGTGAGTGTtagcaagaaacaaaaagttGTGCTAGTTCCATGAGAATTaggcatgagagagagagagagagtccgaAGCTGCAGTCATTTGATGTTCACCTCTGTGTAAAAGCTGCTAATTTACTATATGTTCCGAGAATGCAAGGGCCAGGAGCTAAGTATCTTCCGTTACCTTCAATTATTGATGAGGCTACTTGTAGCTAAAGGGCTTTTAGAATGTAAAGGGAAGCAAAAAATGGATGAGGAAGGTGAACGCTAGAAAAACTACTATAGGGTAGTTGGCGATTCATATTTAATGAAGTTGTAAAAATGTTGGGTTCCTGTCCAATCTCTCATTCTTCTCGACTCGCAGGGTAGGAGCCATTTTGGTTTACAGATCTTTTGCTCTATAGATGTGAAGATAAGCAAATATGttctttaggaaaaatatttttgaggatttttttgtgtttggcttttttattatttctgatGGTTATATATTTGACATTTGAGATGACTAATGTTCTTTGTCAATGAATTCTCTCCATTTGCCTTCTTTTGTTGGGTGTCAATGAATTCTCTCCATTTGCCTTCTTTTGTTGGGTGTGACGTTACCTGCTCATGAAATTGATCTACTTTCTTAGGATGCTGGACATACTGGAAAAATTTCTTATACGCAAAGGATACTGCTTCTCAAGGCTTGATGGTTCCACCCCAACCAACTTACGCCAGTCTCTAGTTGATGACTTCAATTCAAGTCCAAGCAAACTAGtaaattttcaaactcaaaattaaaTGTTCAGTTTGTGATCCAAATTGCTAATGGGCTCTAAATTCTTGTTTCAGGTGTTTCTCATATCAACCCGAGCTGGTGGGCTTGGATTAAATCTTGTCAGTGCAAATCGCGTTGTAATATTCGATCCAAACTGGAATCCCGCCCAAGACTTACAGGCCCAGGACAGGTCCTTTCGATTTGGACAGAAGCGGCATGTTGTGGTTTTTCGCCTTCTTGCAGCTGGTTCCCTTGAGGAACTTGTTTATTCCCGTCAAGTGTATAAACAGCAGCTATCAAATATAGCCGTTTCTGGAAAATTAGAAAAACGGTACTTTGAAGGTGTTCAGGTACATTCACTTTTTGTGGGTGGCGGTGttcttgatttttatgtttgttttcaaATATTAGATTTCTTGTGTTTCACTTTATTAGCTCCATATCAGGATTGCAAAGAATTTCAAGGCGAGCTTTTTGGAATCTGCAATTTATTTCGTGATCTATCTGATAAGCTCTTTACCAGCGAAATCATCGAATTACATGAAAATCAGGGACACAAACATGGGGATCACCTTAGTACGAAAAAAGGATTAACTGAACTTGGAAACAATTTTGTTTCATCCAAGGAAGTGGGCGTTACATTTTCATCTGAGTCTGAAACCAGAGTGCCTAGTGACTCTGAGAGGGTAAAAAGAAGTAAACCAGTGCTTGAAGACATGGGTAGGCTTATCTTGTTCtttataattcaatttcttCTGTTACTATTACTCTGCATTCACATTCCCTTTttataccccccccccccctctctcctCCCCAGCATTTTGAGGAAGATATTCATTGTCCATCTATTTAAACAAGAAGCACTAGTGAACATTATAAACAATAGATTTAGGAAGTTAGTTGTGTTGATGACATCTTGTTTCTCACCTTTTAGGATCCCCATAGGCAGACATTACCTGCTCTGCAGTATTTTTTGCCTCATTGAATACATGAAAAATACAGATGGCACCTGTTAAGATGAGAACTGCTTGGGTAGTTGTGCAGGTGCTACTATGAGAAGAGGCAAGTCAAAAAGACCTTGGGCCATTGCTGTACAAATAGAATTATTGGCTTCGAACTTCAGAAAGATTTTAgccttttatttgaattttccctTAGTGGCAATGGGGTTGAGATAGATCTAAGTGTTGGTTATTGTTTAGAAAAACTCTAGCCTATCCCAGATAGTTGGGAACTTGGGATACTAGTGGAAAATATTGGATCTATAGGCCATTGACCTAAGGATTTTGCATTGATAGGGATTACAATAGCCAGTAGGTAGGGTTTTTTAAAAGGATTTCACATACTTATTAAATCAATCGATGTTTTTGTGTTTAGGCATTGTATATGCTCATCGTAATGAAGACATTGTCAATGCTGGACCTGGGATTCAAGGGAAGTTGGATATAAGCATCCCTCAGAATGATAGCCATATCCCTGCAGCAAGGAGGAGCAAACCAGATGGTGTaagtgagaaagaaaatgtTCCTTCAATCAAAGACCGGAAGAGTAGCCAATACAGTCTCATTGCTCGGTTCGCAGGTATGGGAGAATTTGAATTTAGCAAGTGGTTACTTTCTGCAACTCCTTTGGAGAGGGAGAAAGTGCTTCGAGACTACAAAAAGAGGAAGGAGAAGTTACCTAATGGTTGAAGCACTTCCTAGTgcagaaacattttttttccccatcagATGTATAACAAATAGCTGTAACTGTTTAATGTACATTGTTGTATCATAAagatctattttctttttcttttctttttttaatttttgtatagcATTCCATGCTTGTAATATTTGAATGTAATACCTCAGATAGATTAGTAACTACACTCATTTAGCTGTTTTCCAGTTATTCAACTTTTCTGAAAATTGCGTTGAACTTGACAATACTGATTTATCCAGACTCTGACTTTTGTACATTACGGAGTAGAGACACTGTTCAATTATTTCATACCAGCGTTCCTTTGCAACAGTGGCCAGAGCAAACTGGCTGTCCAAAATCCTGATTacttttgtttattgttggCTTGAATAAACTGCACCTAGTGCACATGGGATACTCCAGTGAAGTCAATTCCTTCTTGCCGAGTTTGATCAGTATTTAGTTTTTACACTTCTTTTGGGTTTTGCACGCTTTGTTTAGAGAATTTGTGTTAGCTGCAAGTGATTATTTTTCAGGTGTACTTGAGATTTGTGTTTTGTGAGTTCTTTGTGCTACCTTTGTAGattctttatttttagtaaaattttcttctcGGTGCCTCTACTGGACATAACAAGGGTGAATCATGTAAATCTTTGTCTTTCATGTTACGTttgatttttctattattatttcaCATAAATATACCATAATTAACTACAGTCGCAATgaattggtatcaaagcttcTACTATCTCAACAactttttacttaaattaaaatAGTTGTCTTATTTAATTCGTGTCACATCTAAGCAGTGAAGTTGTCCAGTGTTGGTTGCAAGCATAGAGAGCAATCCATCAGGAAATGAAAGCAGTTACATTTAAGCTGACTTGTCAGTAGCGtcaattttgtgtaaaaaagaTTTGACACATGAGAAATGTTAAGGACACAACTTATTGCACAACTTTTGTTATAACTCGTCACATGGCGAGTTATGAGTTGTGAAGAAAAAGTGATGGGTCCATGTGAGTTCATATTTCCATTACTCACAACTTGCCATGTgacaagttgtgacaaaaattgtgcAAGTTGTGATTTTAGGATTGCTCTTTACACATCAATCCATTTGATTGCACTAAGATGCATGACACATGAGAGAAATGTTAAGGACACAACTTATTGCACAACTTTTGttacaactcgccacatggcgAGTTATGAGTTGTGAAGAAAAAGTGATGGGTCCATGTGAGTTCATGTTTCCATTACTCACAACTTGTCATGTgacaagttgtggcaaaaatagTTGTGATTTTAGGATTGCTCTTTACACATCGATCCATTTGATTGCACTAAGATGCATGACACATGAGGGGTAGTTGCTCATGAACCAGTGAGTTTAAAAGTGGAATGGATTGCAATTGCGAGTGAATGCAAAATCCTCTAGCTCAGTTAAAATCCTGAAAGCACGCCATAGCTTGCTTCACTTATTGTACAAGAGTTTGGTGAGCCTTTAGTGGAAAGCATATTCATGCAAAGCCAACCACTTTGCCGAGAGAATTACTACACCTTGTCTGCCGTCTTAAAAGTGTCAAGGGGTTTATAGGCTATAAAAGCTGCGAGATGGTTACCATTTGGTGAAGCCTGAGGAGATTAGCCACACTACATACCGATTCCATTATGTTGAGGGTAGTCTAGATCATTTTTGGGGTTAGTTTGGGTATTTTGGCGGATCTTAAGCTTCTTTAAATGCCTAAATGATTCTCGTATTCCTGACTTACATATTAGGAGAGGGGAAAAATTGGAATTAGAAGGAGAAATAATATCATGTATCATCTTTGATTACCAAAAATCTAGTGACACATAATATAGACTTGCACAGGCACACTCCCCTTAAACGATGTTGTACATGCAATTTACCTTATCTCCTCTGTCAAAAGTGATTTTATGCTTTTGAAAAGACTGACTGAAGGAGAGGAATGCAGCTACTCAGTTGAAGGCTTGAAGCTTAGGTGACCATGTTGCTTGATTTGGGAACAACTATAAAACATCTAAACAACTATTAAACAATGCATGCCTAAATGGCCTGTTATGCGTACCCTGATTCACCTAATGGCAGATGTTATTGCAAGCATGCCTTTTCTTAGTTTCTCATTATAACAAATACATGTGTCAGATAGGGTAATATCATGCACTCATGTACATATTGGCAATATAATCTCTTCAATCAAAACTTCAAACCGATAGTACATATTGACATTAAAACCAATATTTTTAacgaggctttttttttttcttggtaagtTGTTCCGAtggttttaaaacaaaaaatttagccctccatagaaacaagGAATTTATCCCTTTCAGTGTGTGACAAGTAGAGAGCTAACCTAAATGCAGGAAAAGattcagagagaaggtaattatCATAAACTCCCGCTATTAAACTCCCTTcaacttgaaaaaagaaaaaaggtataCAAGAGGAAGAGGATGATTCATCATATGGGGTGGAGGATTAATAATCTCTTCCCTACTGCCGACAGATAGGCTCatacttcttttcttcttcctttcgtTTCCACTGAAAGAACTGAAGGATAAAGTGATGGTTCCCTCTACTTCAGGGGAATTGGAAGGCAATGTTTGACCTCAGCATATACAAGATGCTGGTGGAGACAGCAGTCACAGCACGTATTTAGAGAATTTTTGTACCTGCCTCCAACAGATTCATAAATTACCTAATCTACCAACAGTGTTTCCTGATATTCTGACAATACTGGCAGCTATCTTCTCTGCATCTTGAACCTGGAAACTGGCTTTGAAGGTTGGGAACTGGGAGACTGCAGAACCCAAACCATCAAATTTGACATCAATGGACAAGTTACTAAGCCCCACGGTACATAAAATCTACTGCAAATAACAAGTATACCTGTGATGAAGTTGCAGATTCTTGACTGGAATTAATGTGTGTATTGTGAGTGTGCTCTATAATGGAGCCTGTAAAAGCCTGTGAACAATATATACTACTTAATAATTGGTAAAGGATGACATAGTTGGTAGCTAATGTTCATTTCACCCAATTGACAAGAGACATACCTTCTGAGCATCGAATCCTGGTTTTGAAGACTGGGCTGGAACCTGTAAAACAAAGGCTGCTTAAATGATTTCGATAAGAATTGTAAACAATCAGTACATCTCATGACTTTCACAAATGCCACTGCCCAACTAGTTGTGGTATTTGAGATTGGAAAAAGAAGCTTTTCTCCAAAAAGAAGTGACTAAAATTACAGAGCAAAAATCCATAATTATGGtttcaaaactcaaattctagcaccagttttatttctttttcacagCTGCAACAtgggaagaattttttttttaattaaaaaaaaaaaaaaaaaaaaaaaaaaaaaaaaaaaaaaaaaacaaagaaaccaaaagAACTGCAACTGGTTCcttttaagaataattattaaaaattagtatttATGTACTAAAATTGACATCATTCCACATCTATTGGCTTGAGTGTATCCAATAggaattcattaaaatattttacataataacGTATACTTTTTTCAGGTTTATCCATACAAACTAACATTAATTCCAAAAGATATTAATTTTCAATCAGGTTTCTTAGTAGTGAATATCAAGCTAAAAATAATTGTCATTCGTAACAAAAAAGAAACCTGGATTTTGTATCATATCTTACCTGGTATTTCCACTTATCCATTTTAATATTCTCATTTCAGCTTCACTCATTTTATGAACATGCTATTTCTTAAGAACTCACCATTCAAAGTACTATATAACATAGTTGGCCTTATAACAATCTTGGAAAACTTTCCCTTTAACATTATAGATATTCTACAATCACACAATACTCCTAATGTGCTTCTCCACTTTAACCACCTAActcttctcttataatttctctTCCATTTTACCATCCTTAAGAATTATTGATCCAAGATATCAAAAGCACTCACTCTTTGATCTCTCTTAACCATCAAGTTATTCAACTCTATCTTTATTTCTCCTGTTACTAAACTTACATTCCATTACTGTGTTTTAGACCTTCTTAACCTAAAGCCTTTAGATTCTAAAGCCTCCCTCCATGATTTCAACTGTGTTTTAGACCTACTTAACCTAAAGCCTTTAGATTCTAAAGCCTCCCTCCATGATTCCAACTTGACATAGACTCCATGTCTAGTTTCATCCGGTAAAAGTATGTGTCCATTTGTTATTGACAGAAAAAGTTAAGCTTTAGCTGTAGAGCATTAGTTTACAGCTTTTGTGATAAATaactttaactaaaaaaaaaaaaaaattagagtttaaagCAACATTCAGAAATTTTAGcaactttataatttttttttttttttttcatttctcttgtCTTGTAATCTGTTTGGTACCTCTCTTGTTTTCATTTCTCTTGTCCTAGCAAGTTTATAAATATTCTTTTCTCCCTCCTTCATCCCCTTAAATTTAGCCTCTTAAACAGACCTTTTTGCTTCCCTATTCACCACTTGATAATTTTCATAAGTGGCATTGTCTTTACATCTAGGTAGGCTTGTATAACTCTCTTTTTAAACTAACTGCTACTTAAACCTCCTCATTCTACCATTAAGAGCCCGTTTGGGATGAGCTACAAGCTTCagcttatttgattttttagctttttttttgtactatttatggatcccattgcattttttttgtactattcatgggtctcattgaACTACTCAATTAGcttttaaccttattttttacgctttcagcaaaaaaatttcagtttcagctaaataagctgatcccaaatagaccctaagTCTCCTACGACGGCAATCCACATGTTTTACATTCTCCAAATATAATCTTTACTTGCATGTTGTTTGGAAAGATAATCAAATAAGGCAACAACACCAGAGAAGGAAGCAGCAAGAGTGCAGCAGAGTTTAGAAGCTATAGATACCTCACTTCTTGATAAAGGCGCTGGTTGAACATTCTCCTTCACTTCAGGGAGCATCAAGGCCTTCTCAGGAGGACTGGATTTTATCACATTGTGTGGCAAACTTTTACCATGTGATTTTTCATCTGAATAGATATGATACAAAAATCAATCTCAGCAGAAATTGTGAATATGAAATTACAGCAATTGGCCAAAGTGACCAGCTCATAAATTTTACTTGACACTGTACAGTGTGTTATGACTATGAAGGGTATAATAGAGACTTGTTATCACAATTAGTCAGAACTCTCCTGTCAAATTATGATAACATAAGAACAAAAGGGGGTGGGAGTGGGGGTGGGTAGTGAAGGTGGATCATCGGTCTCTGGCATATAAAACCGAGCTGAAGTTGTAAGGGATGATTAGTAGTGTATCAAAGATGTAGAaactaatataatatttaagaaaagaaaagaaaccataCAAAAGAAATGGTTAAAGACTAACCTTCGGGTACAGATTGCACTGCCAAACCCATACACTGcattaattgttaaaaaatcagtgactcaaaaaaatataatttcagtagCCGATATAAGTTAATAAACAATAACACCAAGAAAGAAGAGTATGAAGATGCTACTCACATTTAGCTGATCGGTCAAATCTTTTTGAGGATCACACTTACTTAGAAACTCTTCAGAGGCAGACTTTTTATCTTTCGTCTGCTCCAACAGTTCTCTTGACTgatacccctatttgaaaagtgATTGCAACTAATTGTTTATTACAAAATCCAATTTTATTGGAAATCATTTTtcaatatttctagccaaaatctTACAATGTAATCCAAAGCATTACCTCTGAATGTCTGAGATTGGTATCAAGAGATTTCTGATCTGATAACTTATTAAAATCatctttaattttctcatcTTCAGCTTcaagttcttcttcttcaagttcATCCAACCTGGACATCAAACGAGCATATTCTTCATCATCAACTGCAACTTGTTCATTTTCTTCAGCAGTCTCATTGCCACATTCAGCTTCAAGTTCTTCTTTCTCAAGTTCATCCAACCTTGACATAATGCGAGCatattcttcatcttcaactGAAACTTTTGCTTTGTCTGCTTCAGAAGAGCTAGGAGCATCTTCCTTTGGTGGACCTGAAAATAACATTCATGTCTTAAGCACTGATAGGCATCAGGATGGTAATCATtccaataaaattataaacagGGTTGGGCCAGAAAATTATGGACTGGCTCAATTCTATACTAGCTGATGTAACTAATATAAATTCAATGAAAAAGCTAAATTCTAGAGCATATACAATATTACATGCATTTATAATCGTTGGCAAATGGCAACTAAGATCTCTGGAGGGCCTGGAAAAGATTAACTGTGACATTCAGCAATTTTCTAGAAAAGAAGTTTGTTAAttgttaaatataattatttttactcATATGAGAAGGAGAAATGGCTTAGTTCTGTTTCCCTTAGTAGCATATGCCACCTCTTCTACTCATACAAACTAATATTAGTGCTTTGATGAATATTGATACAAATTGATTgccagacacacacacacacacacacagaaacgagaaaaaaaaaaacaataaatttgaaattaccAAAATTGTAATTAAACCATCCAGTACTTCTATAATTATAACTCAACTACATTTCAAGTTTCAGAACCAAGCTACTGACAGAAGACAACAAGAGGCAAGAACCTGCCTGATTCAGATTCCCTTTCAGTAGAATTTTCCTCCATATAATCTTCTGTTATCTCTAGAAGACCTTCCTGTTGTAAGTATGAATGAGAATACAAACAGGTAAATGTGTATGTAGAGCCAAATAAAAGATTATAAATACAAATATCACATCAGGAAATGATAGAAAACGTTCTTTAAAGGAAGCAAACATAACAGCTTAAGTCTCTATATTGTCAGAGACAAggcataatttatttattaacattCAATCACAAAGTGTCATAAAAGAGGCCAAAAACCAAATTCCAACCTTTTAAGTTTTGGTGAATTGTCATTCTTGTCCCCAAAGTCTTTTATCATTTTAGTACTTAAACTTTAGCATTTCTATCAAGTTGGTACTTCCATCCATTGTCGTCTATCACCTTATCATCTCCATCAAATGTGATGCAACATAATTTTGCTGGACTATTATGCTACTGCCCCTCAGATATTGGAAACCTGATATTGGACCATGAACAAATCTGCTTGCCTACCAGACATAGATTGAGAATCTGCTGCCAATTCTTTTGGTGGAAGGACACTTAAAAAACAAGGGGTCTCTACTCTCCAAGGAACCTCTACAGTATACTCATGTTATATCATTCTTATAATCTCACTTCACTAATCTCTCATGAGTGGAGAGTCTTCGTTAATTGTTAAACATAATATATTGAGTAATGTTTGGAATTGTAGCAGAAACCACTCCAACTTGTACCAATCCACTTCCTGCTGCTTGTCCCTAATTGCATTCCAAGTGGAGTTGCAAGTAAACTGTTCTGAAAGTGAAAGTAAACACCTGACAGAACCTTCTTACTGCAATCTGACTTGAAACAGGCCAGCTAGAATGGCAACCAGGTCTCCAGACCTTGAAGGTGTCAAATTCCATTGACCATCTTTCCAGACATCAGAAACCCTTGCCACAATGAACTCCCAGCATCACAAACTACTCTACGACCATATTTCAGCAGCAACACCACATCTGGATGCCAATTGTCCCCCcacagaaaaaaaatttctcgcTTTCCTACTCCATGTTTTATCAAGGGTCAAGTATGATCCCTTAGCTTCATCATCATTCTCCGACCCCATGAACTCCCCTGCTGTAATTTAATTGACCATAAGCTCCTACCCCTCAGCAGATAATGTATCCAATTTGGGCAAACAAATTTCATACATGTATTAAAACAGCAGTCCTATTCCAATCATAAATCCTTTTAGGTCCCAAAACTCCCTACAAATGATAGCTTCTAAGATGtcaaagattaaattatggcAGTAATTCTCTCCATCAAAGGCTGACAGTCTCTAGCGTTCAACCACCCAGAAATCTGTGGCAACCTAAAATATCTACCCAGAAGCCTTCCTTCCTTGAAGCTAAGAATAGACAAGGTCTGATCTGTAATAAACTCAGCAGTTCCAGCAAAGAACACTTCACTCATACTAGAGTTAGCAGACAACCCAGATAAGTCCTGACTgatagtttcaaaaaaatcataagatCATCAGCAAAAAACAAGTGAGTAGGGTGGATATATGGACATCTTGGATGAAACTTGAACTCCTTGCTCTCCACAGAAGCTCTTTGCAACAACCTATAGTATATTTCCATTGTGATAAAAAAGAGATATGGAGACAGGGGGTCTCCCTGTCTCAGCCCTTTCATACCTTTAAATTACCCTACAAAACTTCCATTTAGGGAAGTTGAGTATATTGGAAGTTAAAACACACTCTCTAAGGAACAACCCAAGTTACCCAACTTCAGTCTTCCTACAACTTTTTTGGTTGATTGAAAGGACTTGAAACCTAGTGATCGCCTTGGATATCAAGAAAGCACATAAGCCAGGGCTTTATCGAtctaaaaaaattgacttttttgctatttgtatCTTACTATATGCTGAATTTGAAAACAATTGCATTCACTATCCCCATATGTCTAACATCCACATTATTATATATCCTTGACGGCAACTTACACTTTCACAATTTGCATCATGATAAGCAAAATCAATACATATTTTGAGCACTCTAAACTTATAAAAAATCTTACAAAACATTGCAAGGTCCTATCTTGTAAACTAATTCAATCCACTAAAACAACGA of Quercus lobata isolate SW786 chromosome 8, ValleyOak3.0 Primary Assembly, whole genome shotgun sequence contains these proteins:
- the LOC115954456 gene encoding RNA polymerase II subunit 5-mediating protein homolog isoform X2; the encoded protein is MEEFAKKGTGTVTSLAEMFPAEDAQKAVKRVQEKLVEIQNELHRVRRFISDNSNLISLVQKLPEQLHHNIIVPFGKAAFFPGRLIHTNEIMVLLGEGYYAERTSKQTVEILKRRGKVLESQVGSLKAIMRDLKAETSFFDSTASEAAEGLLEITEDYMEENSTERESESGPPKEDAPSSSEADKAKVSVEDEEYARIMSRLDELEKEELEAECGNETAEENEQVAVDDEEYARLMSRLDELEEEELEAEDEKIKDDFNKLSDQKSLDTNLRHSESRELLEQTKDKKSASEEFLSKCDPQKDLTDQLNCMGLAVQSVPEDEKSHGKSLPHNVIKSSPPEKALMLPEVKENVQPAPLSRSEVPAQSSKPGFDAQKAFTGSIIEHTHNTHINSSQESATSSQSPSSQPSKPVSRFKMQRR
- the LOC115954456 gene encoding RNA polymerase II subunit 5-mediating protein homolog isoform X1, coding for MEEFAKKGTGTVTSLAEMFPAEDAQKAVKRVQEKLVEIQNELHRVRRFISDNSNLISLVQKLPEQLHHNIIVPFGKAAFFPGRLIHTNEIMVLLGEGYYAERTSKQTVEILKRRGKVLESQVGSLKAIMRDLKAETSFFDSTASEAAEGLLEITEDYMEENSTERESESGPPKEDAPSSSEADKAKVSVEDEEYARIMSRLDELEKEELEAECGNETAEENEQVAVDDEEYARLMSRLDELEEEELEAEDEKIKDDFNKLSDQKSLDTNLRHSEGYQSRELLEQTKDKKSASEEFLSKCDPQKDLTDQLNCMGLAVQSVPEDEKSHGKSLPHNVIKSSPPEKALMLPEVKENVQPAPLSRSEVPAQSSKPGFDAQKAFTGSIIEHTHNTHINSSQESATSSQSPSSQPSKPVSRFKMQRR